One window of Salminus brasiliensis chromosome 16, fSalBra1.hap2, whole genome shotgun sequence genomic DNA carries:
- the slc9a6b gene encoding sodium/hydrogen exchanger 6b: protein MVLWGVCVLSLAVLRVCVCEGSGLVDAVSERRAEESHRQDSTVALLFTLLLTATILTTWLFKHHRLRLLHETGLAMIYGLLVGVILRFGVHVQPDLSDAPLTCAFNSSPGSLLLNISGRVYEYTLSGEVSDTPGEDAPNTQILRKVTFDPEVFFNILLPPIIFHAGYRLKRRYFFRNLGSILSFAFVGTVISSFVIGLVMYGCVALMSAVGQLGGDFFFTDCLFFGAIVSATDPVTVLAIFNDLKVDVDLYALLLGESVLNDAVAIVLSSSIVAYQPSGSSSHTFEGGAMLVSLGVFLGVLSGSFILGTVTGFITALVTKLTRLREFPLLETALFFLMSWSTFLLAEACNITGVVAVLFCGITQAHYTRSNLSAESKKRTEELSELMNFLAESFIFSYMGLTLFSFQHHVFSPAFISGALLAILLGRAANIYPLSFLLNLGRSSRIRPNFQHVMMFAGLRGAMAFALSIRDTSTYARQMMFSTTLLIVFFTVWVFGGGTTPVLISMNIRVGVEDEEEECVTELDEMVSGRCSRNAAWPIRLWHKFDHNYLKPLLTHSGPPLTNTLPACCAPLARCLTSSQDYKSIHQAQDDDAELILNEASSLLYSDLLISTDDPSSGEAETKEDTPPPTEQPLQTVTPLTPLVPPLSELLRLRL from the exons atGGTGctgtggggagtgtgtgtgctctctctggctgtgctgagagtgtgtgtgtgtgaaggctcTGGGCTGGTGGACGCTGTGTCTGAGAGGAGAGCTGAGGAGAGCCACCGGCAGGACAGCACCGTCGCCCTGCTCTTCACCCTCCTGCTGACCGCCACCATCCTGACCACATGGCTCTTCAAACACCACCGCCTCCGCCTGCTGCACGAGACCGGACTGGCCATGATCTACG GCCTGTTGGTGGGTGTTATCCTCCGTTTTGGGGTCCATGTGCAGCCGGACCTTAGCGATGCTCCGCTAACCTGTGCGTTTAACTCCAGCCCTGGATCTCTGCTGCTCAATATCAGCGGCCGTGTGTATGAATACACACTGAGCGGAGAGGTCAGCGACACCCCCGGAGAGGACGCCCCCAACACGCAGATCCTGAGGAAG GTCACTTTTGATCCGGAGGTGTTCTTCAACATCTTACTGCCACCCATCATATTTCACGCTGGATACAGACTGAAGAGG AGATACTTTTTCAGAAATCTGGGCTCGATCCTCTCCTTTGCGTTTGTAGGCACTGTGATTTCCTCGTTTGTGATTGG GTTGGTGATGTACGGCTGTGTGGCGCTCATGAGTGCAGTCGGTCAGCTGGGAGGAGATTTCTTCTTCACAGACTGTCTGTTCTTTGGAGCCATAGTCTCTGCCACAGATCCAG tgacagttctggcCATCTTTAATGATCTGAAGGTGGATGTGGATCTCTACGCTCTGCTGCTCGGTGAGAGCGTGCTGAATGATGCCGTCGCTATCGTTCTCTCATC atCCATTGTAGCCTATCAGCCATCCGGATCCAGCAGCCACACGTTTGAGGGCGGAGCCATGCTGGTGTCTCTGGGAGTGTTCCTTGGGGTTCTGAGCGGATCCTTCATCCTCGGCACGGTGACCGGGTTCATCACCGCTCTG gtgacaAAGTTGACCAGGCTGAGGGAGTTCCCCCTGCTGGAGACCGCTCTGTTTTTCCTCATGTCCTGGAGCACCTTCCTATTGGCTGAGGCCTGCAACATCACTG gtgtggtagctgtgctcttctgtggAATCACCCAGGCTCACTACACTCGCAGTAACCTGTCAGCAGAGTCCAAAAAACGAACAGAGgag TTGTCTGAGCTGATGAATTTTCTGGCTGAGAGTTTCATCTTCTCCTACATGGGTCTCACACTCTTCTCCTTCCAGCACCACGTCTTCAGCCCCGCCTTCATCTCCGGTGCTCTC CTGGCTATTCTCCTCGGCAGAGCCGCTAATATTTACCCGCTGTCCTTCCTGCTGAACCTGGGCCGCTCCAGCCGCATCCGCCCCAACTTCCAGCACGTCATGATGTTCGCAG GACTGCGGGGGGCCATGGCCTTTGCCCTGTCCATCAGAGACACGTCCACCTACGCCAGGCAGATGATGTTCTCCACCACGCTCCTCATTGTCTTCTTCACTGTGTGGGTGTTTGGAGGGGGCACCACCCCTGTACTGATCAGTATGAACATCag AGTGGGCgtggaggacgaggaggaggagtgt gttACAGAGCTGGACGAGATGGTCAGTGGAAGATGTAGTCGTAATGCAGCCTGGCCAATCAGACTGTGGCACAAGTTTGACCACAA TTATCTGAAGCCCCTCCTGACCCACAGTGGTCCTCCACTCACCAACACTCTACCTGCCTGCTGCGCACCTCTGGCACGCTGCCTCACCAGCTCTCAGGACTACaag AGCATCCACCAGGCGCAGGACGACGACGCCGAGCTGATCCTGAACGAAGCTTCCAGTTTGCTCTACAGTGACCTGCTGATCAGCACGGATGACCCCTCTTCTGGTGAGGCTGAGACGAAGGAGGACACACCTCCACCCACCGAACAGCCTCTGCAGACAGTGACCCCGTTGACCCCTCTGGTCCCACCCCTCTCAGAGTTGCTCCGCCTCAGACTGTGA